The genomic window GAGCCCCTTAAATTCGGGTTTATAATGTTTGGCATTTGTGCAGCTTTTGTGGGTGTTTTATTACTATCGAGTTATTACAAGGCAATTTTTACTATGATTAGAAATTGTCTAACAGCCAAAAGGAAAACAAAAGAATCTAAAATTCCCACAGGCAAGTTTAAAAATACATCCCTGCCCAATGCAAGATTAATTGTGAGCGAAGCACAGGAAAAAGCCAGAGAATTTTTTATAACCCCAAGAAAGGAATTTTGGATTGGTAGAGATGATGATAACCAATTAATTCTGGAAAATGAAACTATATCAAGAAAGCATGCAAAAATAAGACCAGGGGAAAAAGGATATGTATTATACGATATGTTAAGTAGAAATGGGACATATGTAAATAGAAAAAAAATAAAAGGGTATGTTTTGGGAAATGGAGACTTAATATCCATAGGCTCATACACTTTAATATTTAATGAAGAAGGGCAGGAACTAAAAAGAGCAGTAGCGGTGGATAGTGTACACAAGGATAAAATTTATTATAAAGATAAAAGAGAATACATAAGACTACCCGTAGATACAGAAATATATATTAAGATATG from bacterium includes these protein-coding regions:
- a CDS encoding FHA domain-containing protein — translated: MIRNCLTAKRKTKESKIPTGKFKNTSLPNARLIVSEAQEKAREFFITPRKEFWIGRDDDNQLILENETISRKHAKIRPGEKGYVLYDMLSRNGTYVNRKKIKGYVLGNGDLISIGSYTLIFNEEGQELKRAVAVDSVHKDKIYYKDKREYIRLPVDTEIYIKICDVLDFAFERIKGKLKDIGEGGVCFRTSLAIPELAVIKLDIVLPEDKINITATGKVVWRKYVRVERCYELGVQFLEIKDEYRRHIIEHINRSIHNYTRI